Genomic segment of Benincasa hispida cultivar B227 chromosome 1, ASM972705v1, whole genome shotgun sequence:
aagtgtcaactaaagggttgataactgttgcagtcacgccctttcctaggctcggAGGGTAGTCTGGGGCGGTGTGTGACATTTCATTTTTGTAAATTTGTTGTTAtgtgaaaaattggaaattttggTCGATCCCCACTTTTGCACAGGACATTCATTGATTTCtctagttatcatataaatatatatattaaactttttattaaattattttttatattaatttttaaaaattaatataagagAGAGTTAAAACTCtgtccccctcttttctctatTAATCGTTCGTGATAGTGGAGTTGAGAGGTAGGTggtttttttgcttttttttcaCAGAGAATTTACAAAAGCTTTTGGGCTCTCAGAATTCTCTCTTGAACTCTCAGAACAAAAAATTTCCCAAACTCTCTTCCTCTCAATTTGCTCTCCCTTTCTTCCAAAACTAAGAGCCCACTCAACTTCTTAGAGATTTTCATCTCATTAGAGAATACTGAAGGCTCCAAAAGTGGCCGTGACCATCAGAGATTGTTTTGTTTGTGACAATTTGAAGAAAGGATTTTTTATGAAGAAAATTGAATCTTCGAAGGTAAGAGGTTTCTTAAACCCTAATTATCTTTTCCCTTTTTGATGACATGctgtaaatattaaatttatgttatTGCATAATTTTTCGTTCTGTAATTTTGCATTTTGTGAAATATTGAAAACTGGGAAGATTCACGTTTTCGTTCAAGGCCTTCACTGGTTggcaattggtattagagcaagaTTTTGGTCCTAATTTTTTATTGTCCAAAATTGAATTACAGAAAAGGTGGGGGTTCATTCTAATTATTTCATGGGATGAATATTTTGTTGAATGATAATTTATGATTAttggatgtttttgggattgACCATTTAGATTTATCGCTTTCAATTGACAAATTGGTTTATAAGGGCCCGCGTTTTGGACATAAAATTTGcaatagagtctgtaatttactgtttttaaGTTGCTCATGTTGTTCCCGGTGAGTTTCTGAAGAAAACGAGGCCCAAATTGGTGAATTTTCGATGAAGATCTCGTCTGCACAGTGTCGACTGTACAGCAACATTGCAACACCATgccctagcgttgcaacgctatgatGAGGAGAACGATTTGTTCTTTTCCATGGTAGTGCAATGCTCTAAGACGGAAAGAACAAACTGGTTCACACCCGATTCAATTCATGGCTCGACTAGTTCGCATGCGGTTCGGTTGGTTCAAGCGGTTCGGGTCCGGTTTGGGTGCTCGACGGTTTGGTTCAAGCGGTTGAAGACCCGATTCATTTGTTTCGAACCAGTTTGGCTTTTAGatgtaatagttagatttttttaaattagttaaattaatataagtgttatattaatttaattaattgtttaagcATCCAATCCCTTGTccaataacttttttttttttttttttaaattatgcatatgatgtatgatttatttttattattatatgtcataatatatgccatatagtataaatcccaccatagattatgcatatttcatgcattatttatattataaatgttataatatatagttacatgattttatatttatagtatgctcatgcatcatataatataattgttataatatatgcatgcacgcattaataacatttatatgcatcatttatattataagagttataatatatagtatggatgtatggatgtatggatggttgtatgttattaattatattgctttattatataagtgttatataagtttactaatgaaatggaattgcatgaagcatgacactactttagataattttataaaagatatatttttactaagtgtgTCAATGAATGTAAttttatggttttaatttatttcattgatttataaaagttataattaaatgaaattagaaattaaaatcaataattcagaattgcatgcaaatcttaagttaaaataatttttaaaaatagtttaaaaatatgattcacatagacataagatcacatttctagtgagattataaattaatttaatcttttaatcagtttaataggattaaattggttttaattaaaagattaaatttatagcaaatgtttttgggattggtgtcctaattctcacggaatctcattgtttgtaattatacatattgtttatcaataaaataattgttatttcattctagcatttactcatatccaataaccaaagttccatggttatcatatgtaaacttaagcatgtatatgagatatacagtggatcatgtcttaagtgataacctgaataggtctgtaatataaggattaagatgggataCTTGATCATGGTGATACTacagatatgacccactttgtagaggtttgcaagtattgtaaactactacagatggtagatcctgactattTATgcggagacatgcgagcgggggtgtcctatacaaagagtttgtataagatcggaccacgagatgactagtctatatatataacgtcgttgatactggagacttacatctcacctaaacgaccataggtgacatgacctcaatcctgagtgttttgggaactcctgcctttgagggcagtcctttgattagtatgagtaagagtggctagattgccaactcaacaagcctacctttttttgggacttgtctgatttgggagctgagaactcacaagatgaaattcactcattcctcgaagcaggggtaagtagatagattgagAACTcataagatggagttcactcattccttgaagcaggggtaagtagatagattgctcccttaagggctgattccggggcttgaacatagtggccacaacttctctttggaagagagaactcagtggtacttaagaagttagatataatacaggggcataacagttattagccgagttgtatttacgagcgatctgtgaagggttatcacactgttgattggttaaaatagacacataatatatatgtagtaaggagagttcagatGGACCTTAAGCACCATGaactaaataattttaattttgtacttAAAAACACTTTCACtgaccaagtttttttttattctttagtatGGATAAGTTAAATTAAGTTGGTTGTTAAGAATTAGTCGTTGGTGATGATTGATGGAGTTGGTCATCAAAGTTGATAGTTACACAAAGTTGGACATCAAAGTTGGTCATTGAAGATGATTTTGTGGGAGGTTGTCTTTGTTGGAgatggttgtcgaagtttggCTATCAAAGATGGTTGTCGGAGCATGTCATTGGAGGGAGGTGGTAGTAGACATCAACGATAGTTGTGATTGAAGTTGGACGTCAAATGTGGCCGCgagaggtggttgtcagagtttgTTGCCAAGAATGATTGTCACATGAGCTAGTGACTGACTGTTGGAGTCATTGAAAACAATAGAGGGAGAGAAAAAGTAAAAGGGAAAGATGAAGTTCCTGGAATGTACAATCTTCCATAGTAAACATTGTTGAAGTTGGTGGACCAAATGCTCCAAACACTTCCTACATGTCTTACATTAGGTCCAAATTATTTCCGTTTttataatatgttatataatttttatactttaatAGAAATGCCGATTCCAAATGTATAAACACATGAAAATGTTCACatgttgatgaaaatttaaaaccGACCCTATTAATCCTCTAGAGCGAGGTGATTGAGTTGTGTGGTTTTATATTGGGGTCGGTGTCAAGATGGGCTTATGATAGTGTAGCCAACAGCCGAGATTTGGAGTCGGCCCATCGTTGAAACTTGTGTAGGCTGGTTTTCCCCATTGCCGTGGTTACAAAGGCAGAATCTTCGCAAAAGGGAAGCGCGTGAGCGCCAGAAATTACCGCTCATTCCCAAGCTCAACCGCCTTGTCGCTCAATTTCCGAGCTTCTCAAACAAGCATTTTCAGAACCCCAATACTCCTCTTTTCTTCCTAATGGATTTGCAGCCCAGCGAATTCGATCGCATTCTTTTCTTCGAGCACGCTCGTAAGAACGCCGAATCTACTTACGCCAACAATCCCCTCGATGCCGAGGTCAGCTTTCCGCTTAATTTGTCTACTAATTTTTTGCTGCGTTTGTCCAAGATTTTAGTGATCTTCGTTTCTCTGCACAAGGGTTTGCTTAAATTGTATACACATGTTATGAACTCTAGGGTTGGTTTcaatttttactttttgttagTTGATCGCCAGATGGAGCCCCCAATTTTTGCTTGTTCATTGTTAAACAATGACTccctatatttttttcttccccCTCAAACATAAATATCTGAGTTACCATTTTGGCTGTCACCTTATAATTCCGTTTGCATTTAATGGGGAGCTAAATTTTAAGGGGTAAAATGAAATGTTTGAAACGATAGGGACTTAACTGAAAACAATCCTGTGGCCTTTTCTTCTCTAATGGGTATTGTGTTTATGACAATGGAGCTGTATTTGATTATCAAACGTGGGTGGACTTTCATGTAGAATTTGACGAGATGGGCAGGAGCTTTGTTAGAGCTATCTCAGTTCCAGAGCGTTCCAGAATCGAAGAAGATGATTCTAGGTATCGTTTTGTTCTATAAAGTCAGATGGTGAAGCATGGGAATTGAGAATGTTTTTGTTCGACTTTATTTTGTGGATGAcctgggtttttttttttttttttttttcaatgattcattttttctttaaatacatGCATTTGCAATTCCGGCTATTTCTTTGATTTAGTGTTTTCAGTGATGAGCATTGAGTATATTGTGGATTAATTTGTAATGGGGTTGGGGCAGATTCAATATCAAAGCTGGAGGAGGCATTGATGATTAACCCCAAGAAGCATGATGCTCTTTGGTGCTTAGGAAATGCTTATACTTCCCATGCATTTTTGAACCCAAACCAGGATGAGGCAAATGAATTTTTTGATAAGGCCTCAATATACTTCAAGCAAGCTGTGGATGAGGTACTAAGCCTGGAAAACCTCGGAACAAGCTTATCAATATGCATTTTCTGATGgtttttttagattaatatgGTGATTTGTTGCATTCAGGATCCTGGAAATGAACTTTATCTAAAGTCTCTGCAGGTGGCTGCTAAGGTATTTCACTGTGATTTTTATTGCAGTTTGaatatatttctattttcaaGAATACTAAGTTCCTTGAATGGCTTTGAAATGAAATAATCTGTTTGTTTCAGTTGTgctttgaaaaaaagaaagtagTTACTGATCTTTGTTTTTAACCACATTAGAGATGGGAGAATATTTTCCTGTTGATTCCCACCTCTAGATTTTTGACAGCTAGGAGAGAGGGGCagaaagaagagagatttttttttttttttttttacttattttaatataaagagTCAACAATGTTGAAAACTTAGTGGTGGCTACCATGGTGCCAGTCGGTGGAGAAGTATTTTCCTTTAGAGATGGTCTCTCTTGAAATTCAAGACTGAACCAACATTTGTGGAACAAAtctgtttgatttttttttcgtaTAGTAAACTAAAGTTCACTATTTACTACATGAGACAACTTAGGTCCCATatgataacatttttttttggttttctattttttaaagttatgcTTGCactcacaattttttttaattaaaaaaaaatagttttaatgttttcaCCTTCCTTGAAAACACATTTGAATTCTAAGCCAAATTTCAGAAACAAAATCAAGATTTTGAAAacttcttttagttttcaagtTTTGGCATCGTATTTTAAGACACTCTTAGAAAGTTGGTAGTAAAAcaagaaaattataaacaaaaatagtgtttataaacttaattagcGAATGTAGTGTTTAGAACAGAAAACGTAAAACGAAATGCTTATCGTACAGGATTTTAGTAGTTAGTACTTTGTTTCTgtctttatataatatattcatgACCTGTTCTTATTTTGTGGATTGTGTGCCTTGTAGGCTCCGGAATTGCATTCAGAGATCCATAAGCATGGGTTTGCTCAACAGGCAACTGGAGTAGCCGAACCTTCTACTTCATCCAGTACTAAGGTATTGCTTATTGCTTAAGTTACTTTTTGGTTTTTATCTTCTATAGGCAGGATAACGGAGGGTTTTGGCGTTCCTATGTTCTACGAATGCTTGCTTTGTATATTCGTTGTTAGAATAGAGGTACCTTCATCTTGCTATATTTTTCATGCTTCCAAATTGGTAGTATCATTTTCAAGAAGTCTTCTACAATTCTAAAACAAAGTTAGAATTATGCATATGAGAAAATACTTAACAACATAGTATATCGATGTTTGGTTCTATACTCTTAGTATATCGATGTTTGGTTCTACACTTTTATAAGTGCTTTTTGTaggcttggttttttttttacgtccgtgtattctttcattgtttcttaaaaagaaaatagttgtTTCTAATTGGAAAAAGATGTTTTTTTAGTGCTTCTCAGTcagttgagaaaaaaaaattaaagaactgAACAAATGCATTTTCAAAAAGCAACTTAAAGTTTTCTGTAAcctttttttttggtttaaatcatgagtttagtccttaaacttatATATGTGTCTATTTGATCCCTGAACATGTTTAAAGTGTCTAATTGGTctatgaactttcaattttgtgtctaactggtctatgaactttcaattttgtgtctaacatGTCTctaaatttgtaaaaaatatttagtaaattcaattcttaaactttcaattttacgTGCATTAAGttgttgaattttaaaaaatgtctaatagatctttaaactttcaatttgtgTCCAATAGATCCTCAGGCTTAGTTTGATAGTGATTTCatttcttatatttttgttgGTTTGCTCTCAATTTCCCTATTCTTCATTCAAGAAACACTTGAATTTCTAAACAACTTccaaaaaactaaaacaagtttttgaaaactatttttttattatttttaattttcaaaacttgattagttttttgaaaatattattagaaaGTGGATAACAAAATGTAAGCTAAATTTTCAAgaatcaaaaaccaaaattaaaatagttatcaaataggtcaaattttccaaatttgtaTGTAATAGATCATTGACTTatttaacaatttttaaaatttatgaatctactaaatataaaattgaaaatctaaGGTTCCATTAGACAAATCCAATTTTATAGCAATAGATcaattatcatttaaaattttaaaaatttgtatatTACAGACCTAGTAggcacaaaattaaaaatttagggatctTGTAgacacttttgaaagtttaaggactaaattagtTAGAACAAACCTATGGGTTAGCATATGAGATTAACATATGAGTTAtcttgaaaaaaggaaaaaaaaaggttaaactACGAGCTTAGTTCTAAATTTGTTCTAATTTTCAAGATAACTCATATGTTAATCTTAAGCATGATAATTATGGGTAGGAAGTGCTTTTAGCCATTCCAAAAGCATTCCCAGTGGGTGTTCCCTATGATTTGTCAAATTCAATTGATAGATCTGCTGTTTATATAAAGTTCATTCAACATCTTCATAATCAGTTTAGTACAAGCTCTTTAACTTCATGCTCTTTCCTTCTTTCATGACCACAGAAAAAGAGTAGCAGTGATCTGAAGTATGACATATTTGGATGGATAATACTTGCTGTTGGCATAGTTGCATGGGTTGGGTTTGCTAAGTCTCACGTCCCGCCCCCGCCAGCGCCTCGATAAGTCGTCGTGCTAGAAGTTTGGAAGCCCGAAGGCATTTATCAGATTTAGAGCTGATATTTGTAGAGATGAGAATTACATATCAATCATCCctggttttttttcccttcctttTTTGGGTAAtactatttttaataaatttcattGTCATCTGAGATGTTTTTTGTTTCTGCTTTTCTGCGTACGACTGATCTGGTAAATAAGTTGGGTTTGCATCCTGTGTAGAGGGGAGGGGTTTGTTGGGAACCTTTAGTTAATTACTTGGTGTTGATTTGTAGAGTAGACAGGAATTGGTGATTTTGTTGCTTAGTTTTAGTGTATGTTTGGAGAGATTTTGAAATGATTAGAATTGTTTGTCATGTTTAAAATCACCTTGAAATACACATTTTATGATagtattaaaattgatttttgaagtAAGAAAAGTACTTTTCCagtgattttgaatatgatAGAATCGATTGATAAATATACTCTCATAATGGAGGAATAATCTACATTTCTCTAGAATgttaataatcttttttttccatttgagagtgtttttgaaattgttaaaatcaatttttccatGTTCAAAATCATTATAACATGCCTTTAACTacgtaaaattaatttaataaagtttatactttttaatataatttttatatcatcaaaATCGATTTTGACTATTTCAGAATCACCTCTAAATATGCTTTGAAAACACCTAAAATCAAACAGATAGAGAAAAGGGATCTCAACTACATATTGACCTTCATCTAATGGTCTAGTTCATGTTAGAAGttgaaaagaaataataataattaaagctTTGGTTggtaatcatttatttttttttgtttttggtttttaaaaatttttagatctatttttttttttttttttttaaattttagaatagatgatattattatacaacaagaAGGAGGATAACAACAAAAAGCAAACAAAGCCAAGAAGATAAAACCTGAACATAACcaaacataaacgtaagatgctaaaaaaaaaaagatcccAACCACCAGGGAGAAAGCCAGAGAAGAGAGACCAAAATCTCACAACTAGGGCACAACAAACAAAACAGAGAGCAACAAGTTCAAAAAGAGGAAAAACAACCGTAACATGCTAAATAAgatcaagaagatcaacccgcCAGGAAGCAGCACGAGCACAaaccgtagagaccataaggtgaaacaAAGTAGACACCGACCTCGGACCACCTCCATGTAGCCGTCGATTACGTTCCTGCCAGATGTAGTAGATGAAAGCACACTAGAATATATggaacaacttactacgcaTCCCTTTATCTGACCCCACTTGGCTCAAccaactcaactcgacatcccAACTAGCCACCCGATGCAACAAACCCAACTGTCGCAACACACtagaccacacctctctcccatACCCACACtcgaaaaaaaaatgattccgAGACTCTATACCTCCCACAAACAGAAGACACCCCCCTGACAACAATGCCCCAGCTCTTTAACCAATCTCTCGTACCTAATCTGTCCCTCACAGCTAACCAAGCACAAAAGGAGTGGCACAGAACTACCACCCCTCCGCCCACAAAATACTAGCCTAAGACACCCAGGACGACGAGGACGCAAAACTCTCCCAAGCACTATCGATAGAGAACTGACCACATAGCACCCGGCTCCAAACCCAATAATTCCTCTCCCTTTACCCTAGGCCCCACTGCCTGAATAAAACCCCagatctcaagcaacttccaaGACACTATAAgccacctccaacctccctcGCTATCTAAGAACTCCGATAACCAGGCCTCCAAATTACTCCCTACATCATAAACCATCGTAAACCCATATGAATAAAAATTGCACCCCCTGGCAaccaaggatcccaccaaacaaaacaagaccgTTCATCATCGACCATCAAACGGAccagatgcttgaatctatctctacaGCACAAGATACCCTCAAGCACAAGACCTCCTAACCTCACTCCGAATAGCCCACAAAGATTGCTCCGCAAAACATATGCCTCCACCTACGCCACCCATAATGAACCCGATTTAATTAAGAAAGCCAGAGCACTTCATAATAAATTCCATGAAGCCACATATTTCCACACCCAAACCCCTTCTTCCCAACGACAAGCACACCTTATTCCCACGTCACTCGCGCACCACCACGACTCATCGACTTCCCTTTTTATAAATAACTACGTAACAGACCATCAAACCTCATGAGTTACCACACGCAGCCAACACGAAGATGCTACACCAAAACACCTGAAAGGATTGTAAAATATAGACCTAACCAGCTGCAGCCTCTTAGCAAAAGAGAGGGTCCGCGCCGCCCAACTTTCTAATACGAAGCTATAAATACTCTGTATTAAGGCGCACAATCCACAGCCTTTCATCCCCAATCAATAATGGTTAACCCCAGATTTAACCTAACAGACAGCGAACCAAGAGAGAACCCCATAAAGGCAGCCAACTACTCCGCCTCACCAGCTTCCACACCCACAACAAACATAGAGCTCTTTCCAACATTTGCAACTAACCTAGACAACCCTGCAAAATCCATCAGAATCCGCCTCACAAACTCCAAAGATTCTTTCTCCACTgcacagaaaatcatcaaatcgtctgcaaaaaccaaatgagtcAGACCAACACGCTCACAccgatcatggaacctaaaccacactggaggtttattcaacaacctagacaagaccttcatcaccatcacaaacaaaaaggGAGACAACGGATCCCCCTACCTTAACCCCTTCCTACTAGGAAAAAACCCCCTCCAGGGAACCATTAATCATCATAGAGAACGTAGGTGACATAACATAAGCCCTCACCCAACTAACAAACTGAAGGGGCGTACCTATAGCCAGCAACACACTAAACAGAAAGTCCTAGTTGATTGAATCATACACCTTCTGAAGGCCTACCTTTAACACACAACGCAGAATCCCTTTGCTCACCTTGTAGCCCCCCACAAGCTCCTgacacaataaaatgttatcgaAAATAAACTTACCAGGAACAAACGCAGACTGGTTACCACTGATGAAAGAAGACAACCACAACCTCAATCTTTCAGCTAAGATCCTCGAGATACActtgtacataacattgcaacaAGAGATAGGACAAAACTCCTCCATACGTTCAGCTCCCCGTCTCTTTGGGATAAGAGTAATAACAGTAGAGTTCACTCCACCAAGTAGGTAGCAGAACTAAAGAAAGTTCAGCACAACATCACAAAAATCATCCTCAACCACACTTCAAGTAGCTCGGTAAAAATCCACCGAAAACCCATCGGGCCTAGGAGCCTTGCCAGACTTCATCAAGAATAAGGCCTTCTGAATCTCATCTCGACTCACTGGACGACCGAGCGCCTCCACCCCCTCCTCGGACCAGCTAAACTGCACAATATCCCTAATCCAGTCAATAAGATCCCTATACCCCACCGGCTGCGACCCCAAACTACCTCGAAAGAACTCAACCGCCACCCCTGCCACTTTATCATGCACTGTTTGACGAGTCCCCCTGCATCCACAACCGTAAATAAACCACTGCAACTGCGACGAGAACAAACACAATGATGGAAGAAAGCCGagcacaattatttatacatatattgattataattttatttaattccaatattttttgaacgatttattcttcaacaactcttaaaagtaatgttgaatgagaaattttggaccaatcacaagtcaccacgtcgtttgctaaattaacgatgaatttctaaatcattgactttgggtccaattagaagttgacacatgtcccgaattgaattgaagacaagtttcgatgacgtcacgcggatgaatcagatgagattaaattggtccaatttgatattactatttgggcttaaagtccaaactacaaaaaaaaaagttgaatcgGACCCAAATTTCAG
This window contains:
- the LOC120071200 gene encoding mitochondrial import receptor subunit TOM20: MDLQPSEFDRILFFEHARKNAESTYANNPLDAENLTRWAGALLELSQFQSVPESKKMILDSISKLEEALMINPKKHDALWCLGNAYTSHAFLNPNQDEANEFFDKASIYFKQAVDEDPGNELYLKSLQVAAKAPELHSEIHKHGFAQQATGVAEPSTSSSTKKKSSSDLKYDIFGWIILAVGIVAWVGFAKSHVPPPPAPR